In Zingiber officinale cultivar Zhangliang chromosome 8B, Zo_v1.1, whole genome shotgun sequence, a single genomic region encodes these proteins:
- the LOC122014766 gene encoding VIN3-like protein 2 isoform X1: MDAATFSGFVIDPSKCSHLNLEEKRELVHEISRWADSAPEILQSWSRRELLQLICAEMGRERKYTGVSKPKMIEHLLKLVSRNIGKEDIASPLSIIPKSQNGLKKKRKKEIAIQIAPDITTHAMVKVTEEHSTTLICQNPACRATLTLDVGYCKRCSCCICHHYDDNKDPSLWLFCNSDPPYRGKSCGMSCHLKCALKHEKAGISKTGCSPKLDASFYCVCCGKANWLIGCWRKQMLAAKEARRVDVLCERLFLSHKMLKGTECYKEPQSVVNLAVRILKKEVGPLAKVSTVMARGIVNRLNCGAEVQRLCASALEAADSLLTTSSDLPNAPVGKGFQAFHIDFEDISPFSVVVSLQSQDDMFEENIIGCSLWYRKYDEVSYPEEPTCLVLRPDTKIMISGLSPTTEYYFRVSPFSSIKELGKWEAKCVTQGLIGNSGQCSTRNSGSAYIGEEFILFSKKERDMVELPMIIRSDSQKGSTNNSDNNHANHHKVLPSEDASDNNERHLTLPSSLMPCEANANDTPDSDSKKESAERQYEYCVKVIRWLECEGHMEKEFRVKFLTWFSLKATPQERRVVSTFIDVLIDEPESLVAQLMDAFMDGICTGEKPLLHKGLCTRLWH, encoded by the exons ATGGACGCCGCCACGTTCTCAG GTTTTGTAATAGACCCTTCAAAATGCAGCCAtctaaatttggaggagaagagagagctagtTCATGAAATATCACGGTGGGCTGACAGTGCACCTGAAATTCTCCAGTCGTGGAGTCGTCGGGAGCTTCTCCAACTAATTTGTGCTGAGATGGGAAGAGAAAGGAAGTACACTGGAGTAAGCAAGCCTAAGATGATTGAACATTTGCTTAAGCTAGTTTCTCGAAATATTGGAAAAGAAGATATAGCAAGCCCTTTATCGATCATACCAAAGAGTCAAAACGgattgaagaagaaaaggaaaaaagaaattgcGATACAGATTGCTCCTGATATAACAACTCATGCTATGGTGAAAGTCACAGAAGAGCACAGCACCACCTTAATCTGCCAAAATCCAGCTTGTCGAGCCACATTAACTCTAGATGTTGGATACTGTAAGCGATGTTCTTGCTGCATCTGCCATCATTACGATGACAACAAGGATCCTAGTCTATGGTTATTTTGCAATTCAGATCCTCCTTATCGTGGAAAATCATGTGGTATGTCATGCCACTTGAAATGTGCCCTTAAGCATGAAAAAGCTGGCATATCAAAGACTGGGTGTTCCCCAAAATTGGATGCCAGCTTCTATTGTGTTTGCTGTGGGAAAGCAAATTGGCTGATTGG ATGCTGGCGAAAACAGATGCTTGCTGCAAAGGAGGCTAGGCGAGTTGATGTATTATGTGAGCGCTTATTTCTGTCTCACAAAATGCTCAAAGGAACTGAATGCTACAAAGAGCCACAAAGTGTTGTCAACTTGGCTGTAAGGATACTCAAGAAAGAAGTTGGACCTCTTGCCAAGGTCTCGACGGTAATGGCACGGGGCATAGTCAACCGACTTAATTGTGGTGCAGAAGTTCAAAGGCTCTGTGCCTCTGCGCTGGAGGCCGCAGACTCCCTACTTACCACTTCTTCTGACCTACCGAATGCTCCTG TTGGTAAAGGCTTCCAAGCATTCCATATTGATTTTGAAGACATATCTCCATTCTCTGTCGTAGTGTCTCTTCAATCCCAAGATGATATGTTCGAAGAAAACATTATAGGTTGTTCGCTTTGGTATCGAAAGTACGATGAAGTAAGCTATCCAGAAGAACCCACCTGCCTTGTACTGAGGCCGGATACGAAGATTATGATATCGGGACTTAGCCCTACAACTGAATATTACTTCAGAGTTTCTCCTTTTAGTAGCATCAAGGAGCTTGGTAAGTGGGAGGCCAAATGTGTGACACAGGGCCTCATTGGCAACAGCGGCCAATGCTCAACCCGGAACTCCGGTAGTGCTTACATTGGCGAagaatttattttgttttcaaaGAAGGAACGGGACATGGTTGAGCTACCGATGATCATTCGATCAGATTCACAGAAAGGTTCTACAAACAACAGTGATAACAACCATGCCAATCACCACAAGGTTTTACCGTCCGAGGATGCCAGTGACAACAACGAAAGGCATTTAACACTGCCATCAAGTTTGATGCCTTGTGAGGCTAATGCCAATGACACACCGGATTCTGACAGCAAGAAGGAATCAGCAGAGAGACAGTACGAGTATTGCGTCAAGGTGATCAGATGGCTGGAATGCGAGGGGCACATGGAGAAGGAGTTCCGGGTGAAGTTCCTCACTTGGTTCAGTCTGAAAGCTACCCCTCAGGAACGAAGGGTTGTTAGCACGTTCATCGATGTTCTGATCGACGAACCTGAGAGTCTGGTGGCCCAACTGATGGATGCTTTCATGGATGGCATATGCACAGGGGAGAAACCATTGCTGCACAAAGGATTATGCACAAGGCTTTGGCACTAA
- the LOC122014766 gene encoding VIN3-like protein 2 isoform X2, which produces MGRERKYTGVSKPKMIEHLLKLVSRNIGKEDIASPLSIIPKSQNGLKKKRKKEIAIQIAPDITTHAMVKVTEEHSTTLICQNPACRATLTLDVGYCKRCSCCICHHYDDNKDPSLWLFCNSDPPYRGKSCGMSCHLKCALKHEKAGISKTGCSPKLDASFYCVCCGKANWLIGCWRKQMLAAKEARRVDVLCERLFLSHKMLKGTECYKEPQSVVNLAVRILKKEVGPLAKVSTVMARGIVNRLNCGAEVQRLCASALEAADSLLTTSSDLPNAPVGKGFQAFHIDFEDISPFSVVVSLQSQDDMFEENIIGCSLWYRKYDEVSYPEEPTCLVLRPDTKIMISGLSPTTEYYFRVSPFSSIKELGKWEAKCVTQGLIGNSGQCSTRNSGSAYIGEEFILFSKKERDMVELPMIIRSDSQKGSTNNSDNNHANHHKVLPSEDASDNNERHLTLPSSLMPCEANANDTPDSDSKKESAERQYEYCVKVIRWLECEGHMEKEFRVKFLTWFSLKATPQERRVVSTFIDVLIDEPESLVAQLMDAFMDGICTGEKPLLHKGLCTRLWH; this is translated from the exons ATGGGAAGAGAAAGGAAGTACACTGGAGTAAGCAAGCCTAAGATGATTGAACATTTGCTTAAGCTAGTTTCTCGAAATATTGGAAAAGAAGATATAGCAAGCCCTTTATCGATCATACCAAAGAGTCAAAACGgattgaagaagaaaaggaaaaaagaaattgcGATACAGATTGCTCCTGATATAACAACTCATGCTATGGTGAAAGTCACAGAAGAGCACAGCACCACCTTAATCTGCCAAAATCCAGCTTGTCGAGCCACATTAACTCTAGATGTTGGATACTGTAAGCGATGTTCTTGCTGCATCTGCCATCATTACGATGACAACAAGGATCCTAGTCTATGGTTATTTTGCAATTCAGATCCTCCTTATCGTGGAAAATCATGTGGTATGTCATGCCACTTGAAATGTGCCCTTAAGCATGAAAAAGCTGGCATATCAAAGACTGGGTGTTCCCCAAAATTGGATGCCAGCTTCTATTGTGTTTGCTGTGGGAAAGCAAATTGGCTGATTGG ATGCTGGCGAAAACAGATGCTTGCTGCAAAGGAGGCTAGGCGAGTTGATGTATTATGTGAGCGCTTATTTCTGTCTCACAAAATGCTCAAAGGAACTGAATGCTACAAAGAGCCACAAAGTGTTGTCAACTTGGCTGTAAGGATACTCAAGAAAGAAGTTGGACCTCTTGCCAAGGTCTCGACGGTAATGGCACGGGGCATAGTCAACCGACTTAATTGTGGTGCAGAAGTTCAAAGGCTCTGTGCCTCTGCGCTGGAGGCCGCAGACTCCCTACTTACCACTTCTTCTGACCTACCGAATGCTCCTG TTGGTAAAGGCTTCCAAGCATTCCATATTGATTTTGAAGACATATCTCCATTCTCTGTCGTAGTGTCTCTTCAATCCCAAGATGATATGTTCGAAGAAAACATTATAGGTTGTTCGCTTTGGTATCGAAAGTACGATGAAGTAAGCTATCCAGAAGAACCCACCTGCCTTGTACTGAGGCCGGATACGAAGATTATGATATCGGGACTTAGCCCTACAACTGAATATTACTTCAGAGTTTCTCCTTTTAGTAGCATCAAGGAGCTTGGTAAGTGGGAGGCCAAATGTGTGACACAGGGCCTCATTGGCAACAGCGGCCAATGCTCAACCCGGAACTCCGGTAGTGCTTACATTGGCGAagaatttattttgttttcaaaGAAGGAACGGGACATGGTTGAGCTACCGATGATCATTCGATCAGATTCACAGAAAGGTTCTACAAACAACAGTGATAACAACCATGCCAATCACCACAAGGTTTTACCGTCCGAGGATGCCAGTGACAACAACGAAAGGCATTTAACACTGCCATCAAGTTTGATGCCTTGTGAGGCTAATGCCAATGACACACCGGATTCTGACAGCAAGAAGGAATCAGCAGAGAGACAGTACGAGTATTGCGTCAAGGTGATCAGATGGCTGGAATGCGAGGGGCACATGGAGAAGGAGTTCCGGGTGAAGTTCCTCACTTGGTTCAGTCTGAAAGCTACCCCTCAGGAACGAAGGGTTGTTAGCACGTTCATCGATGTTCTGATCGACGAACCTGAGAGTCTGGTGGCCCAACTGATGGATGCTTTCATGGATGGCATATGCACAGGGGAGAAACCATTGCTGCACAAAGGATTATGCACAAGGCTTTGGCACTAA
- the LOC122013860 gene encoding galactose mutarotase-like, which produces MNYFLLFPLLFLALVGSTTSSPVKNKVAIYELTRGEFVVKVTNWGATIVSVILPDSKGKLDDIVLGYDGIGPYINDTTYFGALIGRVANRIANATFTLNDKKYHLYRNDDNNSLHGGHRGFSRVIWTVKEKVDGEFPYITFYYRSFDGEEGFPGDVDVFVTYKIDYDFTLNVLMRAVPRTKPTPINLAQHSYWNLAGSGNVLRHRIRLLANHITPVDADLIPTGVIAPVSGTVFDFRDTAELGPRIRRLPGGFDINYVLSGEADGQGVRLAAAVLDSRSGRVLELWTDQPGLQFYTGNFLKAETGKAGRVYGIHAGLCLESQGFPDAVNHPNFPSQIYEPGQVYKHYMLFKFSFIK; this is translated from the exons ATGAACTACTTCCTTCTCTTCCCCCTCTTGTTTTTGGCCTTGGTAGGCAGCACCACCTCCTCGCCGGTAAAGAACAAGGTAGCGATTTACGAGCTCACGAGAGGAGAGTTCGTTGTCAAGGTCACCAATTGGGGTGCGACTATTGTCTCGGTCATTCTCCCCGACTCCAAAG GGAAGCTAGACGATATCGTTCTCGGGTATGATGGAATCGGCCCTTACATA AACGACACGACTTATTTCGGTGCATTGATCGGGCGAGTTGCTAATAGGATTGCAAATGCCACATTCACTTTAAATGACAAGAAGTATCATTTGTATCGTAACGATGACAATAATTCACTCCAcg gtgGGCATAGAGGATTTAGTCGAGTTATTTGGACCGTAAAAGAGAAAGTAGATGGGGAATTTCCGTACATCACATTTTATTATCGAAGCTTCGatggagaagaag GATTTCCCGGTGACGTGGACGTTTTCGTGACGTATAAAATCGACTACGACTTCACACTCAACGTCCTCATGCGGGCCGTCCCCCGCACCAAGCCCACGCCCATCAACCTGGCTCAGCACTCGTACTGGAACCTCGCCGGCTCCGGCAACGTCCTCCGCCACCGGATCCGCCTTCTCGCAAACCACATCACCCCCGTCGACGCCGACCTCATCCCCACCGGCGTAATCGCCCCAGTCTCCGGCACCGTCTTCGACTTCCGCGACACCGCCGAGCTCGGCCCCCGCATTCGCAGACTCCCCGGTGGGTTCGACATCAACTACGTCCTCTCCGGGGAGGCGGACGGGCAGGGTGTGCGGCTGGCGGCGGCTGTGTTGGACAGCCGGTCGGGCCGGGTCCTGGAGCTGTGGACCGACCAGCCCGGCCTGCAGTTCTATACGGGCAATTTTCTGAAGGCGGAGACGGGAAAAGCAGGGCGGGTGTATGGGATCCACGCCGGTCTATGCTTGGAGTCGCAGGGATTTCCGGATGCGGTCAATCATCCAAATTTCCCCTCGCAAATTTACGAACCGGGCCAAGTTTACAAGCACTACATGCTCTTCAAGTTCTCCTTCATTAAGTAA